The DNA window CCACGGCCATCGGGTAGGCCTTCTTCTCGGGATAATCGATCACGGTCACGCCCGGGGCCTTGGCCAGAAGCAGGCGGCACTCCTCGGCCGTCATCTTCTCCTCGGTCTCGATGTTCACGGACTCGGAGTGGCTGTAGAAGACCGGCACGCGCACCGTGGTGGCCGTGACCCGGATGGAGTCGTCGCCCATGATCTTCCTGGTCTCGTTGACCATCTTCATCTCTTCCTTGGTGTAGCCGTTGTCCAGGAAGACGTCGATCTGGGGCAGGCAGTTGAAGGCGATCTGGTGCGGGTACACGTCCGGGATCACGTCCTGGCCGTTGAACAGCCGCCGCACCTGGGTCTCCAGCTCCACGATGGCCTTGTGCCCGGTGCCGGACACGGCCTGGTAGGTGGAGACCACGATGCGCCTGATCTTCGCCTCGTCATGGATGGGTTTGAGGGCCACCACCATCTGGATGGTCGAGCAGTTGGGGTTGGCGATGATGCCCTTGTGGCGCTCCAGGTGCTCGGGGTTGACCTCCGGCACCACCAGCGGGACCTCGGGGTCCATGCGCCAAGCGCTGGAGTTGTCCACCACCACGCAGCCGGCCTCGGCCGCCAGGGGGGCGAATTTCAGCGAGGTGCCGCCGCCGGCGGAAAAGAGGGCCAGGTCGAAGCCCTGGAAGGAGTCTTCCTTGAGCTCGCGCACGGTCAGTTCCGCGTCCTTGAACGGCACGGTGCTTCCGGCCGAACGGCTGGAGGCGAAGGGCGCCACCTCGGCGGCCGGAAAATCCCGCTGCTCCAGGACCTTGAGCATCTCGCGGCCCACGGCCCCCGTGGCTCCGCACACGGCAACGCGCAACGACTTCTTGCTCATCTCGCCAACCCCCTAGAACTTCAGTTTTCCCGCGATCTCGAGGCAGGCCTCGGCGCGGTTGAGCGTATACAGATGCACCCCGGGCGCGCCCCTGTCAATAAGGTCTTGCGCCTGCCTCGTCGCGTGTTCCAGGCCCAGGGCCCGGACCGCCTCGTCGCCGCCCTCGGCGTGGGTCCGCTCGAGCACCTCGTAGAAGCCCCCGAACACGGCCTTGCCGTTGAGCCCGGCGATG is part of the Desulfovibrio aminophilus genome and encodes:
- a CDS encoding aspartate-semialdehyde dehydrogenase; translation: MSKKSLRVAVCGATGAVGREMLKVLEQRDFPAAEVAPFASSRSAGSTVPFKDAELTVRELKEDSFQGFDLALFSAGGGTSLKFAPLAAEAGCVVVDNSSAWRMDPEVPLVVPEVNPEHLERHKGIIANPNCSTIQMVVALKPIHDEAKIRRIVVSTYQAVSGTGHKAIVELETQVRRLFNGQDVIPDVYPHQIAFNCLPQIDVFLDNGYTKEEMKMVNETRKIMGDDSIRVTATTVRVPVFYSHSESVNIETEEKMTAEECRLLLAKAPGVTVIDYPEKKAYPMAVDAAGEDDVFVGRIREDESVDKGLNLWIVSDNIRKGAALNAVQIAEELLRRDLVRVP